The nucleotide window ATCAAATCTGTGGTACTGTCCACCCCCAGATGGCCGTAGttgttgtgtaggctagtgaGCACTTCGACTTGCAACCTTTGGCAGTAAAAGCTGCAGCACTGGTTCCCTGGAAGGAGGAGCCTGGATCACTCGGTACAAGGTCCCATCCACTTCCTGTATCTGGGACCACTGCTTTATCAACTGCGGACTTCCCTTGGTTCACTCCACTTGTCTTAACGGGTATATGTTCATCCCTGTCACCAAAACCACAGGTATCTGGAAATACAGGGATCAGTCCGTTGCAGGACTTTGAGGTCTCTTTTGGTTCGACCAGGGATGGTGTCCACCATACAAGATTCTGTCATCCAAGAGTCTTGGATAGGTGCACTCGAGACTTGCATGTTGGCTTTGGCAAGCGGCAGGGGGATGCCTAGGCCGTGTGACACAGATCGCGAAGTGTTAGTGGGGCTTGTGGGAAGCATAGAAAGGGTATCGCCATTGCGATTAGCTGTCCCAGGACGATATTTGATGTTGTAATGAAGAGGGCAAGCTGAGAAACCAAGCAATGTTCCAGAGCGCCCAGTTTCGCTGACTGCAGGTATTGGAGGGGATTGTTGTCAGTGTACACAGTGAACTTGTTGCCCAGGAGATACTTGCCATtttggtaacactccataataaggtgccataatagcaaactagtaattatctaatcctttgttaatatttgttaattgttactaaaatatctatttggcacaagttaatagtttttttcatcattaattaaatattagttgtttgcataaaatctagatgttaatgttttaacaaatctattaactaatattgtattaatatttgttaatagttaactaaatgtctttttggcactaattaacagttatttcttacataattgaaatgttaaatgtttatttacaaactataggTTAATATAAAAGTgaatgacatattattatttattacatggctcttcacaaggcaagtagaacgctccattgacttgaatgggctttcccaaagttctacggtaaaatattttcatgtaattactgctgcaaacatataattaccgctgtcaatggcaacagagtttgtgcttctacttcaggtatttcatatcactacgcaagaactggaacttcattcaaaagtgaaagcagacggttgatcagctgtgttctaaagaatgtttaaaTCAAGTTCAACGtatgttgttgcgaactatgtttctcagcaaatgtcACGATGAAcaataacaaataggctaggttatgtagtgtgaagtttattatttcgtattggcaagtagccgtgtaataagcgggataatgtatagaacgccagtcattattTGGAAAATAAcacccttcagggcggaacaagacccctccgctgccctgtcgggacttattttcccaataatgacaggcgttctatacattatcccttacatatctaTTTGttattaagtatatatatactcttttgatactcTTTTTCCCGTGAGGGGAAAATGTATCccaatttggtctctgcatttattccaatccgtgaattagtgaaacacacacagcacacagtgaacacacagtgaggtgaagcacacactaattccggcgcagtgagctgcctgcaacaacagcggcgctcggggagcagtgaggggttaggtgccttgctcaagagcacttcagccgtgcctactggtcagggtttgaaccggcaaccctccggttacaagtccgaagtgctaaccaataggccatggctgcccccaaATTAAACTGTACTTCTGCCTATCTCATTATGAACCACTCCtcataggacccttacaataaagttggttgcttaattaatatattagtaatagctatcagtgtggggccccttataataaagttggttaagcttaattgatatattagtaatatagtaatatacacagacagattATAATATTATATCTACACAGATTAGTaatatacagacagacaaagctAATGACATGAATGAACAATGTTGATACATTAGCTAATGTCTCACAGTCTGAAAATCCTAGTACATGCAATACATAGTACAGGTCGCATTCTCAAGCCAGTTGACAGAGTAAGTGCCGCACATTCTGCTCCACATGACATTGTTTAATAGACAAAGACGTTTCGGCCTATATGGACTTCATCAGATATTTTGAGTTAATAATAACAAAGACTTAATAATGTGTCGCACAGTGGCTAATTATATGACAGTATGGGAAGAtagtattttctgattggctggaagTTGTCTTCATGGGGACACATTACAAATAGATATGGTCAAAAGTTCAATCTCTATTCTGCAACACTGCTGTACACATTATATAAGAGCAAattataatataaatatgtaaTTGCTATAGTGGATCAGTATGGATGCTAACACAAACAAATTACGAAtaacacaaaaaatattttattcataTCAATATACAATAGACAACACAAGCATTAAGGCAAACACGTCTATTTCACAAATGGTTCTCCATTTCACCACAGGTTGAAACTTAATCAGCAACACAAAAGCAACAACCACAAAATGTCCTGATGTGCAATTATTAAAAAGGACATGGGTCCAAGCGCCTAAGACAGACGCAAGCTACAACTTGAGAACCTCAGTAACCATGACACCCAGTCCATCATACACTTCATGGATTGGCGCATTGCACATGAAAGCACTTGTGGTCACCAGTTTGTTTTTCTTATCGACATGTGCCTCGGTCACGTTCTTGCACACATGTTTACAGCCCAGCTCACCCAGGGCTTTGGCTGTCCCCGCATAGGGCCACCTGGAGATGGGAGAcagaaggaaacacacacacacacacacacatcaaatctttgttgtttttgtggGCAGCATATGAGTCCAATACAAATTTCCCCTACAGGACAATAAAAGTGTATCATCATAAATCCCCATCGATAAAAAGTGAGGGGTACTGAGGTACCTGAAAGCCATAACAAAATGAAATGCATGATTATGCAAGACTAGCATGACTCAGCCTGCACTCCTACAAATAGCAGGACATCCTGGACCAGGTCAGAACCAGATTTAGGACCCGAATCGGTTGTGATCAGGTTGGGGTCGCAGCGTTGCAGGGTCGCACACTCACTTCTCGCTCTCGCAGTCATGGCCGACAGTGACCTCACAGCCGGGCAGCACCTTGGCAGCAAGCACGGAAGAGATGCAGCACATGGCGATGGGCTTGCCCGCCTTGTGGAAGCCCTTGATCACCTTCTCCACCTCGGACTTCACAGAGAAGTCCTTCCCCTTCGTTGCCCAGTCGCTCAGATTCTTGGCCACTCCGAATCCACCTGCACACAATAAAACAGCATTCAAAATAAATATGTGTAAATATGTTTGTGACAGTAATTACAGCAACATAATCAGAACTGAAACAAAAAGAGGCTTTGTTAGTATAGTGATGATTAAACTGTAGATGTTGGGTtaattcagtgtttcccacagaattggattctatttgtggcggtagctgacttggacaacgggggggtggggggggggccgAGGaattaagatcgtcttggtagtgtataggtctaattgagtgcctgtcactttaaggcgtttgagggaacccttgcaattgtaacacagttgaaaggctgctgatgtgtgcatgcaattcataacgttttctacatagttaaaataaaggttcacgtacttctccttgggacaagcacttttgaattttggaaaacacttttccatttacatcgggattttgcaaacattcagtgtcagagtcaataaaatgagcccttcaacgaaattgacaagcagctgtaagtaggctaagcatgctaacttcgacatccaaacagtattctaacgttagctttgagatactgcttgatttcataacttaacttagtttagtc belongs to Alosa sapidissima isolate fAloSap1 chromosome 20, fAloSap1.pri, whole genome shotgun sequence and includes:
- the LOC121694189 gene encoding glutamine amidotransferase-like class 1 domain-containing protein 3A, mitochondrial is translated as MVKRVAVILAGCGVYDGTEINEACSVLVHLSRAGAEVKMFAPDAEQMHVVNHCEGKPQTEKRNVLQESARIARGNVTDLAKLDVAAFDVLIIPGGFGVAKNLSDWATKGKDFSVKSEVEKVIKGFHKAGKPIAMCCISSVLAAKVLPGCEVTVGHDCESEKWPYAGTAKALGELGCKHVCKNVTEAHVDKKNKLVTTSAFMCNAPIHEVYDGLGVMVTEVLKL